In Paenibacillus segetis, a single window of DNA contains:
- a CDS encoding PspA/IM30 family protein encodes MGVFKRIKDITKASVNDLLDKVEEPIVMLNQYLRDMEVEIRDAEVTVAKQMANERRMKQRLDEAVRISIQRESQAEVALKNGQEELARKLLEEKIHYDQKQVEYHDLHTQSEAQATELKQQLHEMKDEFYKLRNKRNELVNRAQMAKARKQMSQVSSLHSIESGNASLGFHRMEEKIMQMEAEAEVSGIAYRGASTGAYISPADAEKQLKVDAQLDALKSKLNGSAKREDAAE; translated from the coding sequence ATGGGAGTATTTAAAAGAATTAAGGATATCACGAAAGCGTCGGTAAATGATTTGCTCGATAAGGTGGAAGAACCAATTGTTATGCTTAACCAGTACCTGCGTGATATGGAGGTTGAAATCCGTGACGCTGAAGTAACAGTGGCGAAACAAATGGCCAACGAGCGCAGAATGAAACAACGTTTGGATGAAGCTGTACGCATCTCCATTCAACGTGAGAGCCAAGCTGAAGTTGCTCTGAAGAATGGCCAGGAGGAATTAGCACGTAAGTTACTGGAAGAGAAAATTCATTATGATCAAAAGCAAGTTGAATATCATGATTTGCATACCCAATCCGAAGCTCAAGCAACGGAACTGAAACAACAACTCCACGAAATGAAAGACGAGTTCTACAAGTTGCGTAATAAACGTAACGAGCTTGTGAATCGTGCTCAAATGGCAAAAGCTAGAAAGCAAATGTCTCAAGTAAGTAGCCTGCATTCGATTGAGAGCGGCAATGCATCACTTGGTTTCCACCGCATGGAAGAGAAGATTATGCAAATGGAAGCTGAGGCTGAAGTTTCAGGTATCGCTTACCGTGGAGCCTCTACTGGAGCCTACATTAGCCCAGCTGATGCTGAGAAACAATTGAAGGTAGACGCACAACTTGATGCACTTAAATCCAAACTAAACGGTTCTGCAAAACGTGAGGATGCAGCTGAATAA
- a CDS encoding PspC domain-containing protein has translation MRLYRSRRNRMISGLIGGISEQIGFSSFALRVLALISIPVTGGTTIFIYFIAALVISKEPYNPHDPHFNGGWNNGGYNNTYGSGNPGGHYEDPRFRQRPPVGGNPFGGNPFESQPRYAGRPTNNGFESNDASNLDSMMQDIEKKAMKKELEELRKKLSNYEKGEI, from the coding sequence ATGAGATTATACCGTTCTAGACGAAACCGAATGATCAGCGGTCTGATCGGCGGAATTTCAGAGCAAATAGGATTCAGTTCCTTCGCATTGCGAGTATTAGCTTTAATTAGTATTCCAGTTACAGGCGGAACGACGATCTTCATTTACTTTATCGCCGCTCTGGTCATCTCCAAGGAGCCATACAATCCACATGACCCGCATTTTAACGGTGGATGGAACAATGGCGGATATAACAATACTTACGGATCAGGAAATCCAGGAGGGCACTATGAGGACCCTCGGTTTAGACAACGTCCACCAGTTGGTGGAAATCCATTCGGCGGGAATCCTTTTGAAAGCCAGCCGAGATATGCTGGAAGACCAACAAATAATGGATTTGAATCCAATGATGCATCAAACCTGGACTCCATGATGCAAGATATTGAGAAGAAAGCAATGAAAAAAGAACTAGAAGAGCTTCGTAAAAAGCTCTCTAACTACGAGAAGGGAGAAATATAA
- a CDS encoding PspA/IM30 family protein: MSVFRRVRDITVANLNERLEQSQDPVRLIDQFLIETRQEIAEAEKLHQHYAGHTKQLKQQVDQAKVMRDKREEQALLALKAGEEHLAKMALQEKLLYEEKIEQYSGLYAQSQESLQELENQLHELKTEYQVVYSKRQYYYARMETLRLQQRMNQRMSGYGTQDVPKMFNRLEDRVSDMEWEARSLRDLRKVGQDFVNQAGSMVQSTLEQELSRLKQKLNNKGEE; the protein is encoded by the coding sequence ATGAGTGTATTTCGTCGAGTACGTGATATTACAGTAGCCAATTTAAATGAACGGTTAGAACAGTCACAAGATCCGGTTCGGTTGATTGATCAGTTTCTAATCGAGACTCGTCAGGAAATCGCTGAGGCTGAGAAGCTTCATCAACATTATGCAGGTCACACGAAGCAATTGAAGCAACAAGTGGACCAAGCGAAGGTCATGAGAGATAAACGGGAAGAGCAAGCATTGCTAGCGCTTAAAGCTGGAGAGGAACATCTCGCAAAGATGGCCCTACAAGAAAAGTTGCTATATGAGGAAAAGATCGAACAGTATTCTGGTCTATACGCTCAAAGCCAAGAGTCACTTCAGGAACTTGAGAATCAATTACATGAATTGAAAACCGAATATCAAGTAGTCTATAGCAAGAGACAGTACTACTACGCAAGAATGGAGACTCTCCGTTTGCAACAACGCATGAACCAACGAATGAGCGGTTATGGTACGCAAGATGTACCGAAAATGTTCAATCGTCTGGAAGATCGAGTCTCTGATATGGAATGGGAAGCACGCAGTCTTCGTGATTTACGGAAGGTTGGTCAGGATTTCGTTAACCAAGCGGGATCCATGGTTCAATCTACTCTGGAACAAGAGCTCTCCCGTTTGAAGCAGAAGCTGAACAACAAAGGAGAGGAGTAA
- a CDS encoding SLC13 family permease, translating into MEHQAILALGIFLLTYGFIISEKIHRTLLAMIGGILMVVFGIIDQETAIHHIDFNTLGLLIGMMIIVNTTAETGLFSYIGIWTAKKAKGNPVMILGLLATITALGSALLDNVTTIILMVPVAFSITRQLEVKTFPYIFSLVIASNIGGTATLIGDPPNIMIGSAVTELTFVSFLQNLTPIVMIILGVTLPLMVFIFRKGLKTTDENRQKIMDIPLDGLITNKKLLKVCLTILGITLIGFFTHQTFHLESATVALAGAFLLLLFTGEHVMERAFRSVEWPTIFFFIGLFVLVGGLVETGIIKQLAERAIDLTGGDTLMSSMLILWLSALASSFLDNIPFVATMIPMIQDMGSMGISNLEPLWWSLALGACLGGNGSIIGASANLIAAGMSAKEGEPITFVRFIKYGFPLMIVSIILSSLYILLRYF; encoded by the coding sequence ATGGAACATCAAGCAATACTCGCATTAGGCATTTTCTTATTGACCTACGGATTCATTATATCGGAGAAGATTCATCGCACACTTCTGGCTATGATCGGCGGTATCCTGATGGTCGTATTTGGGATCATTGATCAGGAGACAGCAATCCACCATATTGACTTCAATACTTTAGGTCTCTTAATCGGTATGATGATTATTGTGAATACAACAGCTGAAACCGGTCTATTCAGTTATATTGGAATCTGGACGGCTAAGAAAGCCAAGGGTAACCCTGTAATGATTCTGGGGCTTCTAGCAACGATTACAGCACTTGGCTCAGCCCTTTTGGACAATGTAACTACTATTATATTAATGGTTCCTGTGGCTTTTAGTATCACTCGTCAATTAGAGGTAAAAACATTTCCCTACATTTTCTCATTAGTTATCGCATCAAATATAGGTGGTACTGCAACTTTAATCGGAGACCCTCCGAACATTATGATCGGCAGTGCTGTAACAGAGCTAACATTTGTCTCATTTCTACAAAATTTAACCCCCATTGTAATGATTATTTTAGGAGTAACTCTGCCGCTAATGGTTTTCATTTTTAGAAAGGGTCTAAAAACTACTGACGAAAATCGTCAAAAAATCATGGATATTCCTTTGGACGGACTCATTACAAATAAGAAGCTTCTAAAGGTATGTCTAACTATACTTGGAATTACATTGATTGGTTTCTTCACTCATCAAACTTTTCATTTGGAATCCGCTACCGTGGCGTTAGCCGGAGCCTTTTTACTTCTTCTTTTTACAGGGGAGCATGTGATGGAAAGAGCCTTCCGTTCAGTGGAATGGCCCACGATCTTCTTCTTTATAGGATTGTTTGTGTTGGTAGGAGGGCTTGTAGAAACGGGGATTATTAAACAACTAGCTGAACGTGCCATAGATTTAACTGGCGGAGATACCCTTATGTCTTCCATGCTGATCTTGTGGCTTAGTGCTCTTGCATCCAGCTTTCTCGATAATATCCCGTTTGTCGCCACCATGATTCCGATGATTCAGGATATGGGAAGTATGGGGATTTCTAATCTTGAACCACTTTGGTGGAGTTTAGCTCTCGGTGCCTGCCTCGGGGGAAACGGCTCCATTATTGGAGCTAGTGCTAATCTAATCGCGGCGGGGATGTCTGCAAAAGAAGGCGAACCGATTACTTTTGTGCGATTTATTAAATATGGATTTCCTTTAATGATTGTATCCATTATATTATCTAGCTTATATATCCTGCTTCGTTATTTTTAA